In Nicotiana tabacum cultivar K326 chromosome 2, ASM71507v2, whole genome shotgun sequence, the following proteins share a genomic window:
- the LOC107765581 gene encoding uncharacterized protein LOC107765581, producing the protein MILGGNEINWVTFSAAKKMKVSITYSKRLWEDDITFTEEDANGLLLPHNDTLVISLNMLDSKIKRVLMDPGSSVNIIQLRVLEQAKLIGSIISATKLLAGFNLASVITRGEILLVTNAEGIMKITLFKLVDGDIGYNIILGRAWLHEMKVVPSTYHQLLKFPTPEGIKQIRGDQPAARKMNAILVSSSKGKEHAS; encoded by the coding sequence ATGATCTTAGGAGGGAACGAGATTAACTGGGTCACCTTTTCAGCAgcaaagaagatgaaagtatcaATAACGTATAGCAAAAGGCTTtgggaagacgatatcacttttacGGAAGAAGACGCAAACGGATTGTTGCTACCACACAACGacacattggtaatttctttaaatatgCTAGATTCtaagattaaacgtgttctaatggatccaggaagttcagtTAATATCATACAATtgagagtattggagcaagctaaactcatcGGAAGTATTATTTCAGCCACAAAGCTCCTCGCCGGATTCAACCTCGCAAGTGTGATAACCCGGGGAGAAATTTTATTAGTCACGAACGCTGAAGGAATAATGAAAATAACTCTTTTCAAATTAGTAGATGGTGATATAGGATACAACATCATTCTGGGAAGggcatggttgcacgagatgaaagttgtaccatCAACGTATCACCAATTGCTAAAGTTTCCAACTCCCGAAGGAATTAAGCAGATAAGGGGTGATCAACCGGCGGCAAGGAAGATGAATGCAATTTtggtctccagtagcaaaggaaaggaacacGCGTCATAG